The genomic interval CTGAACTCTTCTTCAAACTTGCTTGTCAAATTGAATTAAAATTCTATTTCGCCCTTAACAGCCCCTTCATCATATTTGAGACTATCTAAAGCATTCAGATATTGACTTAGTCTTGTTAAATAGAGGTACAACTCTTATTTATATGGATTTAGTATGGATTCGCATAATGAAGATGTAATTTCAGAGTTTACAAAGCGAGCATCTCCTTTCCATGATACTTCTCCTCATTCAAATGATTATAGTTTAAGCCTTATGATTCGATTTAGTGAACCCACTATTAGTGAGACTGTTTTAGATGTAGCATGTGGAAATGGAACTGTTGCATTTGAATTTGCAAAGGTTGTAAAACATGTAACCGGAATAGATATAACCCCTGCAATGATCCAACGTGCGACGATCATCCAAAAAGAAAGAAACTTAGATAATTTGGACTGGAGAATTGGAGATATCTCCGCGTTGCCATTTAGTGATGATTGTTTTTCAATAGTTGTTACTAGAGGAAGTTTACATCACTTGACTGATCCTAATAAAGTTATGGAGGAAATGTATCGGGTATGCAAACCAGGTGGAAAAATCTTAATTACAGATATTACTGCTGATAAGAACAAAAAGGATCAATTCAATAGTGTAGAAAAAATGCAAGGGCTCTCATATACTAAGGCGTTAACACTTGACATACTAAAAAAGATGAAGGCTTTAGGACTGATCAATTTCCAATCAGAACAATTTGATTTAAAAGACAACCTGAAGGCGAGTTTATCAACGTCATCTAGTGTCAATTCTGGCAGTGACAAAGAAAATATTCAATTTTATAAACAGGAAACAGAAATGAATAACTTGGAATCGAAAAATTGCGAGGTAAATGACCATGTTCATAACAACCTTCCAATGTCAACAGTATTTGGAATAAAGAAAGGGTGATCCTGTCCTTGTCTATTGGTTATTATGATTCAGAAAAAAATTTGCTTTTCAATAGTCTCAAAGTATATCCTTAATTACCTAGTTTTTTCTGTCTATCACTTTCATTAATACCTGATTCAATTCAATCTTCATCTGTATCCAATAAACATCCTGCGTATATGAGTAAAGTGCCCAGATGATTATTCAAATCGAGTATTCCCAATTTGATTTGCACCAATTCTATCAAGTTTAGGAACTTATCTACTTTTTTAAGAATACTATATAATACTGGCTTTAATTTCTCAGAATCAAATTTAGATTTTTGAATTTAGAGTGTAACAAAAGATAAGTATACTAAAAAATCTACTACCCACTATGAAGGGAATCGAGTTCATTTTGTTGGCAGTAGGAGCAATCTTAGGCGCCTACCTTAGATACAAGATCACCTCATTTCCATTGATCCTAGGAATAGTTGGGTCGAATGTTCTAATGGTAAACATTCTAGGCAGTTTTATCTTGGGAATATTTTCAATTCTACTGGTCAATTGGAATCTCGATCAAAGATACTCCTTTTTTATCGCAATTGGATTTTGTGGTTCGTTAACAACCATGTCATCCTTTGCATTAGAAAATATTGTAATGATAGAGAATAAACAAATTCTTAATATGATGATTAATACAATAGCAAATGTCGGACTCTCTTTTTTGGCTCTATATGGTGGCAGAATCTTAATAATTCAATTATTGCAATAATAATTGTAATGACCCTAAAACAGATGATATGCTTAAACATACGCATAAAGAAAAACGACAATGTAAATGGAAAAAGATTAGAGAAAACTATTATTGATTTTTTAATGAAGTCAAATGTTCTAGGGGCTATAGTCTGGCTAGGTGTTGACGGATTTGGAAGAAGAGGCAAGTCCACAGTTCATTTGGAGGGATTGATGATAAACCAGCCCATGATGATTGAAACTATAGACGAGGAAGAGAAAATTCAACCATTGTTATTACCGTTAAAAGAAATGATAAGCGATAACGGCTTTATTACCATCCATAGAGTTCAGGTAGTATAGTAAATCTTAGTTGAATCGTTTGGAAACTATCCCTGTAAATAAAATAATAGAAGGTGTTCTGTATTCATTTCGTGTATGATATGAATTTATTTCTAAACATTTTGGTTATCATAAACAAAGATGGGATCCAACCTTGAACCGTATCTCCATGCGCCCAAACTAAATGATACTGTAATTGGTAATGAGAGTATAATTGACAGAGGATATCAAACTGTCAATGTGTTATCATATTAAGTAATGAACTGAGCATAAAACATGTTTTATTTACAATATATGAAAATGGCCGTGTTTTGGCGGCTCGGAAACAACTGTCAAGAATCTTTCAAAATTTATATCGTGTTATATGTATAAAATGCCACTCAAAAAATATACAATTGAATTGAGGGCTGAAAAGATTAAAAAAATCACCCATGGAAGACACTTACGCATTAAGTAGTAACTAGAGTTTGATCATGATTTACGAAACAACCGTCAATCTTAGGCGGCAACAGCATAACATCTATTATTAATATCTGCATCATTTGATGCGCCCATCCCACCGACCTTAACATCCGATATCTCTCCTTGTTGCCCTTTGTTCTTTGATTCAAAATTAGAATTTTTAAGACAAATTTGTTCGCTTACGGAAGGATTTGCGACTAGTCCTATTACCGCAATAGCCATTAGAGCAACGACTAACATGTACTGCATGTCTTGCATATTTCGACATCACCCAGAAACTATATTAATTTTTTCGTTTTTATTGATATAGTATAATATGTGTCGCTTATTGAATACCATCTTGAAATCTTATAGATCGAATCGGTTCGCTCTTGGAAATTCAATGGAACTATTTTTAATGCCTAATGTTGTGTTACCTAGTATAAAAACAGATTTTGGGGTATTCGTGTTAGCAGCGTATATTCTCTCTTATG from Candidatus Nitrosocosmicus hydrocola carries:
- a CDS encoding class I SAM-dependent methyltransferase yields the protein MDSHNEDVISEFTKRASPFHDTSPHSNDYSLSLMIRFSEPTISETVLDVACGNGTVAFEFAKVVKHVTGIDITPAMIQRATIIQKERNLDNLDWRIGDISALPFSDDCFSIVVTRGSLHHLTDPNKVMEEMYRVCKPGGKILITDITADKNKKDQFNSVEKMQGLSYTKALTLDILKKMKALGLINFQSEQFDLKDNLKASLSTSSSVNSGSDKENIQFYKQETEMNNLESKNCEVNDHVHNNLPMSTVFGIKKG
- a CDS encoding fluoride efflux transporter FluC, coding for MKGIEFILLAVGAILGAYLRYKITSFPLILGIVGSNVLMVNILGSFILGIFSILLVNWNLDQRYSFFIAIGFCGSLTTMSSFALENIVMIENKQILNMMINTIANVGLSFLALYGGRILIIQLLQ
- a CDS encoding DUF190 domain-containing protein, with translation MTLKQMICLNIRIKKNDNVNGKRLEKTIIDFLMKSNVLGAIVWLGVDGFGRRGKSTVHLEGLMINQPMMIETIDEEEKIQPLLLPLKEMISDNGFITIHRVQVV